In one Armatimonadota bacterium genomic region, the following are encoded:
- the ilvC gene encoding ketol-acid reductoisomerase, translating into MADFLFEPDTNPELIQAKKVAVIGYGSQGRAQALNLRESGVQVTIGLYPGSKSRAQAEADGFPTQDTCEVVQRADVVMLCTPDVPMAQIYREDVAPFLRSGMTLLFAHGFNIVYGTIAPPPGIDVAMVSPKGPGPGLRAEFMAGKGLPALVAVHQDATGQAEALALSYAWGIGSARAGILRTTFREETETDLFGEQAVLCGGIPALIEAGVQTLIDAGYTPEVAYFECLHETRLIVELLYRGGLTHMNKRISDTAEWGGYLAGKRLVTDQTRAEMKAILAEIQSGQFAHGWIAENEAGLPHMQAFRQQTPNLPTEQVGRRVRRTLPIIEEED; encoded by the coding sequence ATGGCCGACTTCCTCTTCGAACCCGACACAAATCCCGAACTCATCCAGGCCAAAAAAGTAGCCGTCATCGGCTACGGGAGCCAGGGCCGTGCCCAAGCCCTCAACCTCCGCGAAAGCGGAGTACAAGTCACAATCGGCCTCTACCCCGGGTCAAAATCCCGCGCCCAAGCCGAAGCCGATGGCTTCCCCACCCAGGACACTTGCGAAGTGGTGCAGCGGGCTGACGTCGTGATGCTTTGCACCCCCGATGTGCCGATGGCGCAGATCTACCGCGAGGATGTGGCCCCGTTCCTCCGCTCCGGCATGACCCTGCTGTTTGCCCACGGCTTCAACATCGTCTATGGCACCATCGCCCCGCCACCGGGCATCGATGTCGCCATGGTCAGCCCCAAAGGGCCGGGGCCGGGGCTGAGGGCCGAATTCATGGCTGGGAAGGGCCTGCCCGCGCTGGTCGCCGTCCACCAAGATGCCACCGGCCAGGCCGAAGCCCTCGCCCTCAGCTACGCCTGGGGGATCGGCTCGGCGCGGGCGGGCATTTTGCGCACCACATTCCGCGAGGAAACCGAAACCGATCTCTTTGGGGAACAGGCCGTCCTTTGCGGAGGGATCCCCGCCCTCATCGAAGCCGGAGTCCAAACGCTCATCGATGCCGGATACACCCCGGAAGTCGCCTATTTCGAATGCTTGCACGAAACCCGGCTCATCGTCGAACTGCTCTACCGGGGCGGGCTGACCCACATGAACAAGCGCATCAGCGACACCGCCGAATGGGGCGGATACCTGGCCGGAAAGCGGCTCGTCACCGATCAGACCAGGGCTGAAATGAAAGCAATCCTCGCCGAAATCCAATCGGGCCAGTTTGCCCACGGGTGGATCGCTGAAAACGAGGCCGGGCTCCCTCATATGCAGGCGTTCCGGCAGCAGACCCCCAACCTGCCGACCGAACAGGTGGGCCGCCGCGTCCGCCGAACCCTGCCCATCATCGAAGAAGAAGATTAG
- a CDS encoding deiodinase, with product MNRWFSEEKSKAEFLIVYVREAHATDGQQAQQNIRDGVLVANHKTIEEREEAAKHCAAELGLKIPILMDSMDDKTEKAYQGWPDRLYVVGKDGKIAYAGEKGPRGFDPPQAREALHNLAGR from the coding sequence CTGAACCGGTGGTTCAGCGAAGAAAAATCCAAAGCCGAATTCCTGATCGTCTACGTCCGCGAAGCCCATGCGACCGACGGCCAACAAGCCCAACAAAACATCCGCGACGGCGTTTTGGTCGCCAACCACAAAACCATTGAGGAACGGGAAGAAGCCGCCAAACATTGCGCCGCAGAACTCGGACTCAAAATCCCCATCCTCATGGACAGCATGGATGACAAAACCGAAAAAGCCTACCAAGGCTGGCCAGACCGGCTTTATGTGGTTGGCAAAGACGGCAAAATCGCCTACGCCGGGGAAAAGGGGCCCCGGGGATTCGACCCGCCCCAGGCAAGGGAGGCTCTCCACAACCTAGCCGGCAGATAA
- a CDS encoding alkaline phosphatase family protein: protein MVVLICVDGARPDGIARAATPNLDRIGHEGSVCFHMQPVHPNLPLAGQQSLFRSVPPDVHGATGAELNGFKRTIPSLIDTLAAADLKVGMFYTIPSLREVSLPDSSSVNYCNARTHTSDGDNHIVEMAIRTAAMEDFDFLFVNLGHAGYVGAHYGWHSDEYIQAMTFTDACIGKFTDAIIALHQPVDFIVASNHSGGGEADEDLPLYMWGYRMVQGIKVEQPVSLLDIAPTIAYLYSIDPPREWQGKLIAEAIKDTPESEARSQSTVFGLED, encoded by the coding sequence ATGGTTGTCCTTATCTGCGTCGACGGAGCCCGGCCCGATGGCATCGCCCGCGCGGCCACGCCCAACCTCGACCGGATTGGCCATGAGGGGTCGGTCTGCTTCCATATGCAGCCTGTCCATCCCAATTTGCCGCTGGCCGGGCAACAATCGCTCTTCCGCAGCGTTCCACCGGATGTCCATGGGGCAACCGGAGCCGAACTCAACGGGTTCAAGCGGACAATCCCAAGCCTGATCGACACGCTGGCGGCCGCCGACCTCAAGGTGGGCATGTTCTATACCATCCCCAGCTTGCGGGAAGTCAGCCTCCCCGATTCGTCCTCCGTCAACTATTGCAATGCCCGGACCCACACCAGCGATGGCGACAACCACATTGTCGAAATGGCCATCCGCACCGCCGCCATGGAAGACTTCGACTTCCTGTTCGTCAATTTGGGCCATGCAGGTTATGTGGGTGCTCACTACGGCTGGCATTCCGACGAATACATCCAGGCCATGACATTCACCGATGCCTGCATCGGCAAGTTCACCGATGCCATCATCGCCCTCCACCAGCCGGTCGACTTTATTGTGGCCAGCAACCACTCCGGTGGCGGTGAGGCCGACGAAGACCTTCCGCTCTACATGTGGGGTTACCGCATGGTTCAGGGGATCAAGGTCGAGCAGCCGGTTTCGCTGCTCGATATCGCCCCAACCATCGCGTACCTTTACAGCATCGACCCCCCACGCGAGTGGCAGGGCAAACTGATTGCCGAGGCCATCAAAGACACGCCAGAATCGGAAGCCCGGAGCCAATCCACCGTCTTCGGCTTGGAAGACTGA
- a CDS encoding cysteine--tRNA ligase — MSAKEFRLYDSLSRQVKPITPAEPGHLRLYSCGPTVYSYAHIGNFRTFVTTDLIVRTARSLGWRVTSVSNITDVGHLTEDNVADATGEDKMARALQSKDGEDFANVWDLARYYANAFEQDWASLNLLPPTIRPRATEHMREQILAVQDLIQKGHAYETPTGVYFSVESFGDYGKLSGNRDREDLQVAVRDIVQDDNKRNPADFALWKKDDKHLMQWFSPWGWGFPGWHIECSVMAQKYLGDTIDLHGGGEDLRFPHHECEIAQSEAGSGKPFCNHWFHVTFLQVEGEKMSKSKGNFFTARDIFEQGFSPLALRLALISVPYNKPHNFTRQTLRDSQNHFERFQESLARIAAQGVDPEALEDTFSPEPLFADLYGEAQEAMLNDLNTSVAVAKALEGNKLILRDPLTPHSAQNAAWFLKKINDLLGIAYNTQAAETEGPDEAEPVIDGHPISELIVHRAEAKAAKDFARADAIRAAVESAGFELRDSPEGTTWRKST, encoded by the coding sequence ATGAGCGCCAAGGAATTCCGACTCTACGATTCTCTCAGCCGGCAAGTCAAACCGATCACGCCTGCTGAACCCGGACACCTTCGCCTCTACTCTTGCGGGCCTACCGTCTACTCGTACGCCCACATCGGCAACTTCCGCACGTTCGTCACCACCGACTTGATTGTCCGGACGGCCCGCTCCCTCGGTTGGCGTGTCACGAGCGTCAGCAACATCACCGATGTCGGGCACCTGACCGAAGACAACGTCGCCGACGCCACCGGCGAAGACAAAATGGCCCGGGCCCTCCAATCCAAAGACGGCGAGGACTTTGCCAACGTTTGGGATCTTGCCCGATACTATGCCAACGCCTTTGAGCAAGACTGGGCCAGCCTCAACCTACTGCCACCCACCATACGCCCCCGCGCCACCGAGCACATGCGCGAACAAATCCTGGCTGTGCAAGACCTCATCCAAAAGGGGCACGCCTACGAAACCCCGACCGGCGTGTACTTCAGCGTCGAAAGCTTTGGCGATTACGGCAAACTCAGCGGCAACCGGGATCGGGAAGACCTCCAGGTGGCCGTGAGGGACATCGTCCAAGACGACAACAAACGCAACCCCGCCGACTTTGCCCTATGGAAAAAGGACGACAAGCACCTGATGCAATGGTTTAGCCCTTGGGGTTGGGGGTTCCCCGGGTGGCACATCGAATGTTCCGTCATGGCCCAGAAATACCTTGGCGACACCATCGACCTCCACGGTGGGGGCGAAGACCTCCGGTTCCCCCACCACGAATGCGAGATCGCGCAATCGGAAGCCGGTTCCGGCAAACCGTTTTGCAACCACTGGTTCCACGTCACGTTCTTGCAGGTCGAGGGCGAAAAAATGTCCAAATCCAAGGGCAACTTTTTCACGGCCCGGGATATTTTTGAACAAGGATTCAGCCCCTTGGCGTTGCGGCTCGCCCTGATCAGCGTCCCCTACAACAAACCGCACAACTTCACCCGGCAAACCCTGCGCGACTCACAAAACCACTTCGAACGGTTCCAAGAATCCCTCGCCAGGATTGCCGCCCAAGGCGTCGACCCCGAAGCACTTGAGGACACCTTTTCGCCCGAACCGCTCTTTGCCGACCTCTACGGAGAGGCCCAAGAGGCCATGCTCAACGACCTCAACACATCCGTTGCCGTTGCCAAGGCGCTGGAAGGCAACAAACTTATCCTCCGCGACCCGCTCACCCCGCACTCCGCCCAAAACGCAGCCTGGTTCTTGAAAAAAATCAACGACCTCTTGGGAATCGCTTATAACACCCAAGCGGCAGAAACGGAAGGCCCTGATGAGGCCGAACCGGTGATTGACGGGCACCCGATCAGCGAACTCATCGTGCATCGGGCCGAGGCCAAAGCGGCCAAAGACTTTGCCCGGGCCGACGCCATCCGCGCTGCCGTCGAATCGGCTGGGTTCGAACTCCGGGATTCTCCCGAAGGCACAACCTGGCGAAAATCGACGTGA
- a CDS encoding tetratricopeptide repeat protein translates to MSKWFGFGHDAAFDDGVRAFERGEFEEAAGFFRSSAMGAADRSIRDRAKSYLAGSLGRLARRMFEARDFDSAHRLAAEATETRPGFADLWLLRSRIEKALGRWDEARQSVEQALSINPEYGAALVLRGVILMHAAEPQLGFLSVEEGVRIDHRLAGKEWVDGERAFREGDYAAAESAFAQIEPRGSDIHQLLSEGDALAKKGDWQAAAELFQAVSWIAPSYADVHIRFGQAQLELDNLDGAKKAFQTAIAANPDYAEAYALMGVASRRMGDEEAAMSAFRRTLEIDPQHPIASQEVLYRRKV, encoded by the coding sequence GTGAGCAAATGGTTTGGTTTTGGCCACGATGCCGCGTTTGACGACGGTGTCCGGGCGTTTGAGCGCGGAGAGTTTGAAGAGGCGGCGGGTTTCTTCCGCTCCAGTGCCATGGGGGCGGCTGATCGTTCGATCCGTGACCGGGCCAAAAGCTACTTGGCGGGATCGCTCGGCCGTTTGGCCCGCCGGATGTTCGAGGCGCGGGATTTCGATTCGGCCCATCGGCTGGCTGCCGAGGCGACGGAGACGCGGCCGGGGTTTGCCGACCTGTGGTTGTTGCGTTCGCGGATCGAAAAGGCTCTTGGCCGTTGGGACGAGGCGCGCCAGTCGGTGGAGCAAGCGCTTTCCATCAACCCGGAATATGGGGCCGCCTTGGTTTTGCGCGGCGTGATTTTGATGCACGCTGCTGAACCCCAATTGGGGTTCCTTTCGGTGGAAGAGGGGGTGCGGATTGACCACCGGTTGGCAGGCAAGGAATGGGTGGACGGTGAGCGGGCATTCCGCGAGGGCGATTATGCGGCGGCGGAATCAGCATTCGCCCAAATCGAACCGCGCGGATCAGATATCCACCAACTACTTTCAGAAGGGGATGCCCTGGCCAAAAAGGGGGATTGGCAAGCCGCGGCCGAATTGTTTCAAGCGGTCTCGTGGATCGCGCCGTCTTATGCGGATGTGCATATCCGGTTCGGCCAAGCCCAATTGGAATTGGACAACCTCGATGGGGCGAAAAAGGCTTTCCAAACCGCGATTGCCGCAAACCCCGATTACGCCGAAGCCTATGCGTTGATGGGGGTCGCGTCCCGCCGGATGGGCGACGAGGAGGCGGCCATGTCCGCGTTCCGCCGGACATTGGAGATCGACCCGCAACACCCGATCGCCTCGCAAGAAGTCCTTTACCGCCGCAAAGTTTGA
- the tal gene encoding transaldolase: protein MNPIQMLPQFGQSPWLDFIRRGYIEDGSLQRMVGLGIRGVTSNPAIFEKAIAGSQDYDGAIVTLTGEGLTPEQILDTLSIEDVGRAADVFRPVYESTGGLDGYVSLEVSPHLADDADGTVADGLRLWQALNRPNVMIKVPATRAGVEAFRQLTAEGVNVNVTLLFSVERYRDIATAYIEALEHRQANGLPLNQASVASFFVSRVDTLLDPQLETIAPGLAGKIAIANCHMAYQVYNHLFKTERFQTLADSGARPQRLLWASTSAKNPAYSPVLYVETLVGPDTVNTMPIETIDAYLESGSPADRLTGQYPAQKDLMDQLAKAGIDIEDVAATLQTQAIEKFVEPFEKLLAALQAKQESIVVG, encoded by the coding sequence ATGAACCCCATCCAAATGCTCCCGCAGTTCGGCCAATCGCCATGGCTCGATTTCATCCGGCGTGGGTATATCGAAGATGGCAGCCTGCAACGCATGGTCGGACTCGGCATCCGGGGCGTCACCAGCAACCCCGCGATTTTTGAAAAAGCCATTGCCGGCAGCCAAGACTATGACGGGGCCATCGTCACCCTCACCGGAGAAGGGCTGACCCCCGAGCAGATCCTGGACACGCTGAGCATTGAGGACGTCGGCCGGGCCGCCGATGTTTTCCGACCGGTCTATGAAAGCACCGGGGGGTTGGACGGCTATGTCAGCTTGGAAGTGAGCCCCCATTTGGCCGACGATGCCGATGGCACGGTTGCCGACGGACTCCGGCTTTGGCAGGCTCTGAACCGGCCCAATGTGATGATCAAAGTCCCCGCGACCCGTGCTGGAGTGGAGGCCTTCCGGCAGCTGACCGCCGAAGGCGTCAATGTCAACGTCACACTGCTGTTCAGCGTTGAACGGTATCGCGATATCGCCACCGCCTACATCGAGGCGTTGGAACACCGGCAGGCGAACGGGCTACCCCTCAACCAAGCCTCCGTCGCCAGTTTCTTCGTCAGCCGCGTCGACACCCTCCTTGACCCACAACTCGAAACAATCGCCCCTGGGCTTGCCGGCAAAATCGCCATCGCCAACTGCCACATGGCTTACCAGGTCTACAATCATCTATTCAAGACCGAACGGTTCCAAACGCTTGCCGATTCTGGGGCCAGGCCGCAGCGGCTGCTTTGGGCGTCCACCTCGGCAAAAAACCCGGCGTATTCGCCGGTGCTTTATGTTGAAACTCTCGTTGGCCCCGACACCGTGAACACGATGCCCATCGAAACCATCGACGCCTACCTCGAATCTGGGAGCCCGGCCGACCGCCTGACTGGCCAATACCCGGCCCAAAAGGACCTAATGGACCAGCTTGCCAAAGCCGGAATCGATATCGAAGATGTGGCGGCAACCCTGCAAACGCAAGCCATTGAAAAGTTTGTCGAGCCGTTTGAAAAGCTGCTGGCCGCCCTGCAAGCCAAACAAGAATCCATCGTGGTGGGCTAA
- a CDS encoding TetR/AcrR family transcriptional regulator, translated as MSAGRPRTFDEQIVLERATEIFWRRGYEGTGLTALLEHIQMARQSLYNVFGDKRGLFLLVLKKYGESELDRLDKRLGVASSAYDSLCDCLLAIGGGPDPGMPPGCLMVIAACEFGGEDAEVASLVHEFWDAYAARFQKSLESAVASGDLPAGVDCRRSAWALAHAVTAMRVLQKAKVPRDRVFEVANSAIEGIAVNTGF; from the coding sequence ATGTCCGCCGGCCGCCCGCGAACCTTCGACGAGCAAATCGTGCTCGAACGAGCCACCGAGATCTTTTGGCGGCGCGGTTACGAAGGAACTGGCCTGACGGCGCTTTTGGAGCATATCCAAATGGCCCGGCAGAGCCTCTACAACGTTTTTGGGGATAAGCGGGGACTCTTCTTGCTAGTCCTGAAAAAGTACGGGGAAAGCGAATTGGACCGGCTCGACAAGCGGTTGGGGGTCGCCAGTTCGGCCTATGATTCCCTGTGCGACTGCCTGTTGGCGATCGGCGGCGGGCCCGACCCAGGAATGCCGCCAGGCTGCTTGATGGTGATTGCGGCCTGCGAATTTGGCGGGGAAGATGCCGAGGTCGCCAGCTTGGTCCACGAGTTTTGGGACGCCTATGCGGCGCGGTTCCAAAAGAGTCTGGAATCGGCAGTGGCGTCCGGCGACCTGCCAGCCGGGGTCGATTGTCGGCGGAGTGCTTGGGCTTTGGCGCATGCGGTAACGGCGATGCGCGTCCTTCAAAAAGCCAAGGTGCCGCGCGACCGGGTGTTCGAGGTCGCCAATTCGGCGATCGAAGGCATCGCGGTCAACACCGGTTTTTAG